One stretch of Fictibacillus sp. b24 DNA includes these proteins:
- a CDS encoding glycosyltransferase: protein MDLNSIEQRLQTLKKIQDSLNDDIALENKQIEKDKEVLRKIKKGISVNKLDLTPVIKETVVKKKITAKHSDTNEVLDGEERLEYLKYRDQHADRQFFKKVKGMLDQIPESNGSKYYPKSNVNIGIIADEFLFNSFDGTANFTYITRENYKQHGDKLDVFLIVSAWKGLNMEWKGLGNPKIRKHREDLFKIVDFYREKDIKIVFYSKEDPVNYDVFKELPTKCDYIFTTAAEKVDDYKKHCKNDKVEVLSFGVNPLYHNPVGMKKFQKRKEVLFAGSWYNKYPHRHVDTRILFDGVIESGLDLKIIDRNFDLKLAQYFFPKEYAKYTSPAVEHAYLQKLHKLYDWGINLNTVKDSSTMFANRVYELQALGNILISNYSKAVNDIFPNVFMVHDKNEVKEIINGFSDEEVYKHQIYGVRRVMSRETTHHRLEQLLKAIGTPFEQVKRKVAVVVKETNDKIQKMFDAQTYSDKELVLESSLNEEGKKQFDMIAFFDEDKEYGEFYLEDMINGFKYTNSDYITKEAYYNGDELQTGIEHDYVTTMQDKYRTVFWSESFSVDELKKLKGSVDLANGYSIDHFEFNNKRKTVKKETIDYKLSVIVPTYNNGEHLLNKCFNSLKRSSLFNDMEIIIVDDGSSDEITLKIINHIATENPNVKTYFYEKGGSGSASRPRNKGFELTTAPYVTYLDPDNEAINDGYYRMYEEIQGTDYDFIVGNMVRVADNNMHFNYFKTVIQYNNKQDVLEGNMKEYLAKTQFKAMSIQALILKRELIADHSLQMVEGAVGQDTLFFQELLLHSEKVKAIDLDIHVYYAAVSGSAVNSISKRFFEKYLILEKARYKAYKEYGILEDYLDKRFEYYFKNWYLEKLKKVQKDDVLESVRLLFEIFNIYKSKAVLAEPEIVRFSELVKNKDYETTIKEFVR from the coding sequence TTGGACTTAAATTCGATAGAGCAAAGATTACAGACACTAAAAAAGATACAAGACAGCTTGAATGATGATATAGCTTTAGAGAATAAACAAATTGAAAAAGATAAAGAAGTATTAAGAAAGATCAAAAAAGGGATTTCCGTAAACAAACTAGACCTAACACCGGTAATAAAAGAAACGGTTGTTAAGAAAAAGATAACTGCAAAACATAGTGATACCAATGAAGTTTTAGATGGTGAAGAACGCTTGGAATATTTAAAATACCGAGATCAACATGCTGACAGACAGTTCTTTAAGAAAGTAAAAGGCATGCTTGACCAAATACCAGAAAGCAATGGGAGTAAATACTATCCTAAATCCAACGTAAATATCGGCATTATCGCAGATGAGTTTTTGTTTAATTCTTTTGATGGGACAGCTAACTTTACCTATATTACAAGAGAGAACTATAAGCAACATGGGGACAAGCTAGATGTCTTTCTAATCGTTTCTGCTTGGAAAGGTTTGAATATGGAATGGAAGGGCCTAGGCAACCCGAAAATCCGTAAGCATAGAGAAGATCTATTCAAAATTGTTGATTTTTACCGTGAAAAAGATATTAAAATTGTCTTTTATTCTAAGGAAGATCCAGTTAACTATGATGTGTTTAAAGAGCTGCCAACAAAATGTGATTATATTTTCACTACAGCAGCAGAAAAAGTAGATGACTATAAAAAACATTGTAAAAATGACAAGGTTGAAGTTTTAAGTTTTGGTGTTAATCCTTTGTATCATAACCCTGTTGGGATGAAGAAGTTTCAAAAGAGAAAAGAGGTACTCTTTGCAGGTTCATGGTATAACAAATACCCTCATAGACATGTAGATACTAGAATTTTATTTGATGGTGTCATTGAATCTGGCCTTGATTTAAAGATTATTGACCGTAATTTTGATTTGAAACTGGCACAATACTTTTTCCCTAAAGAGTATGCAAAATATACTTCACCTGCTGTTGAACATGCATACTTGCAAAAGCTCCACAAACTCTATGACTGGGGAATTAACCTTAACACCGTTAAAGACAGTTCCACTATGTTTGCCAATCGGGTTTATGAGCTTCAAGCACTTGGTAATATCTTAATTTCAAATTATAGCAAGGCTGTAAACGATATATTTCCGAATGTATTCATGGTTCATGATAAAAACGAAGTAAAAGAGATTATTAACGGTTTTTCTGATGAAGAAGTTTACAAACATCAGATATATGGAGTAAGAAGAGTGATGTCTCGTGAAACAACACATCACCGTTTAGAACAGCTACTAAAAGCAATTGGAACTCCTTTTGAACAAGTTAAAAGAAAAGTTGCGGTTGTTGTTAAAGAGACTAACGATAAGATTCAGAAAATGTTTGATGCTCAAACATATTCAGATAAAGAATTGGTTTTAGAGAGCAGTCTAAATGAAGAAGGTAAAAAACAATTCGATATGATCGCATTCTTTGATGAGGATAAGGAATATGGTGAGTTTTACTTAGAAGACATGATTAATGGCTTTAAGTACACGAATTCCGATTATATTACAAAAGAAGCTTATTATAATGGTGACGAGCTGCAAACAGGCATAGAGCATGATTATGTTACAACAATGCAGGATAAATACAGAACTGTATTCTGGAGTGAATCATTCTCAGTTGATGAACTTAAGAAGCTGAAAGGTTCTGTAGACTTAGCAAATGGATACAGTATTGACCACTTTGAATTTAATAACAAGAGAAAAACAGTTAAGAAGGAAACGATTGATTATAAATTATCCGTTATTGTTCCTACTTATAATAATGGTGAGCATCTTTTAAACAAATGTTTTAACAGCTTAAAACGCAGCTCGCTTTTCAATGACATGGAGATTATCATAGTTGATGACGGATCATCAGATGAAATAACCCTGAAGATTATTAATCATATTGCAACTGAAAATCCAAATGTGAAAACATACTTTTATGAAAAAGGTGGCAGCGGAAGTGCTTCACGACCTCGTAATAAAGGGTTTGAACTTACAACGGCACCTTACGTAACGTATTTAGATCCAGATAATGAAGCTATCAATGACGGTTATTACAGAATGTATGAAGAAATACAGGGTACAGATTATGACTTCATCGTAGGAAATATGGTGAGGGTTGCAGATAATAACATGCACTTCAACTATTTCAAAACTGTGATTCAATACAACAATAAACAAGATGTTTTAGAAGGAAACATGAAGGAATATTTGGCTAAGACTCAATTCAAAGCCATGAGTATTCAAGCTTTAATCTTAAAACGAGAATTAATTGCTGACCATTCCTTACAAATGGTAGAGGGTGCAGTTGGACAAGATACTCTGTTCTTCCAGGAGTTGTTGCTTCATTCTGAGAAAGTAAAGGCAATTGATCTTGATATACATGTCTATTATGCAGCTGTATCAGGTTCTGCCGTAAACAGCATATCTAAAAGGTTTTTTGAAAAGTACTTAATCCTAGAGAAAGCTAGATACAAAGCATATAAAGAGTATGGGATTTTAGAGGATTACTTGGATAAACGTTTTGAATACTACTTTAAGAATTGGTACCTAGAAAAGTTAAAGAAAGTACAAAAAGATGACGTTTTAGAATCTGTTAGGTTACTGTTTGAAATCTTTAACATATATAAGTCAAAGGCTGTATTAGCGGAACCGGAAATTGTTAGGTTTAGTGAGTTAGTGAAGAATAAGGATTACGAAACAACTATTAAGGAATTTGTAAGATAA
- a CDS encoding Two component regulator three Y domain-containing protein has product MIIKDKVFNGEVKVNYLFKRSATQNNKLVIVFSAFPTKNSKPRYNYMNTIEGLDTNKLFILDDFGCRASYYLCENRDYKIERSVKALIDYIVDQYKIDHIISAGSSKGGYAALYYGIKYGFNEVIAASPQYFVGDYVNKFATEVAAFMAGGTKEEDVKYLNDILPNTIINTPHSPTIFIHVGSGESHYKLHVKPMVELLKQKGIKCNLDLGDYSKHSDVSLYYPEYLRRNVCSSLDLPFINKLQFNQQECKLGHQVTFTIDKFKGTNSFAWYVYKDKDAIHKQMYKEDNSFNYEFKEKGNYKVKVFAINPKKVKTTITTKNIEIK; this is encoded by the coding sequence ATGATTATTAAGGACAAGGTTTTTAATGGTGAAGTAAAAGTAAATTATCTTTTTAAAAGATCAGCAACTCAAAACAATAAACTAGTAATTGTTTTTTCGGCATTTCCTACCAAAAATTCAAAACCTAGATACAATTACATGAATACAATAGAAGGTTTAGATACAAATAAATTATTTATTCTAGATGATTTTGGGTGTCGAGCAAGTTATTATCTTTGTGAAAATAGAGATTATAAGATTGAGAGGTCAGTAAAAGCCTTAATCGATTACATAGTAGATCAGTATAAAATAGATCATATTATTTCAGCAGGGTCTAGTAAAGGCGGATATGCAGCTTTATACTATGGAATTAAGTATGGTTTTAATGAAGTTATTGCGGCTTCACCTCAGTATTTTGTGGGTGATTATGTAAATAAGTTTGCTACTGAGGTAGCTGCATTTATGGCAGGTGGTACTAAAGAAGAGGATGTTAAATACCTTAATGATATCCTCCCAAATACAATAATTAATACACCTCACAGTCCTACTATCTTTATACATGTTGGGAGTGGCGAGAGTCATTATAAATTGCATGTTAAACCGATGGTTGAATTGCTAAAACAAAAAGGTATAAAGTGTAATTTAGATTTAGGAGATTATAGTAAACATAGTGATGTGTCATTGTATTATCCTGAGTATTTACGTAGAAATGTATGTTCAAGTCTAGATTTACCTTTTATTAATAAGCTCCAGTTTAACCAACAGGAATGCAAATTGGGACATCAGGTAACTTTTACTATAGATAAGTTTAAAGGAACAAATAGTTTTGCTTGGTATGTCTATAAAGACAAAGACGCCATTCATAAGCAAATGTATAAAGAAGATAATAGTTTTAATTACGAATTTAAGGAAAAAGGCAATTACAAAGTCAAAGTGTTTGCAATCAATCCTAAAAAAGTTAAAACGACAATAACTACAAAAAATATTGAAATTAAATAA
- a CDS encoding nucleotide sugar dehydrogenase yields the protein MKICTMGLGYIGLPTSAMFAKYGAEVVGVDLYPEVVDKLNQGEIHIEEPGLGEVVKNVVENGKFRASLLPEEADVFIIAVPTPNLNDEHKSCDLTYVLTATQSVLPLVKKGNVIIIESTIAPRSMDDHVKPLVEEAGFKVGEDIFLVHCPERVLPGQIMHELVHNNRIVGGVTNACAQAGAEVYSLFVEGEIIKTDAKTAEMSKLMENTFRDVNIALANELAKVCNSLDINVLDVIEMANKHPRVNLHSPGPGVGGHCLAVDPYFVVAKAPELANIIKLSRDTNVSMPQYVVDSVRMMLKEVSKPKVAAFGVTYKGNVDDMRESPAMDVINLLSDEFEVAIHDPHVYSEYYDFVSAEVAASGADLILVLTDHDEFKTLDYDRLASLMRTPKVFDTRNCIAGTFDKAEMINFGSLYKQKEEKVALV from the coding sequence ATGAAAATCTGTACGATGGGTCTTGGGTATATAGGTCTTCCTACGTCTGCTATGTTTGCTAAATACGGAGCTGAGGTTGTAGGTGTTGATCTGTACCCTGAAGTTGTAGATAAATTAAATCAAGGTGAGATTCACATTGAAGAGCCTGGCCTTGGAGAAGTAGTTAAAAATGTAGTAGAGAACGGTAAATTTAGAGCATCACTTCTTCCGGAAGAAGCAGATGTATTTATTATCGCGGTTCCAACGCCAAACCTTAATGATGAGCACAAATCATGTGACTTAACATATGTATTAACGGCTACTCAATCTGTTTTGCCATTAGTAAAGAAAGGCAACGTCATTATTATTGAATCTACGATTGCCCCTCGTAGCATGGATGACCATGTTAAGCCTTTGGTTGAAGAAGCTGGGTTTAAAGTGGGAGAAGATATTTTCCTCGTTCACTGCCCAGAGCGCGTACTTCCAGGACAAATCATGCATGAACTTGTTCACAACAACCGTATTGTTGGTGGAGTTACAAACGCTTGTGCGCAAGCGGGAGCAGAAGTTTATAGCCTATTTGTAGAAGGGGAAATTATCAAAACAGATGCAAAAACGGCTGAAATGTCTAAACTAATGGAGAATACATTCCGTGATGTAAACATTGCACTTGCTAATGAACTAGCTAAAGTATGTAACTCTTTAGATATAAACGTTCTTGATGTAATTGAAATGGCTAATAAGCATCCGCGTGTTAACTTGCATTCACCTGGTCCAGGAGTTGGAGGACATTGTCTAGCGGTTGATCCATACTTTGTTGTAGCAAAAGCACCTGAACTTGCAAATATCATTAAGTTATCACGTGACACAAACGTCTCAATGCCTCAATATGTGGTAGATAGCGTAAGAATGATGTTAAAAGAAGTTTCAAAACCTAAGGTAGCTGCATTCGGTGTTACTTACAAAGGTAATGTTGACGATATGCGTGAAAGCCCAGCAATGGATGTTATCAACTTATTATCTGATGAATTTGAAGTGGCAATTCATGATCCACATGTTTACTCTGAATATTATGATTTTGTAAGTGCTGAAGTTGCAGCTTCAGGAGCTGATTTGATTTTAGTCCTTACAGATCATGATGAGTTTAAAACACTAGATTATGACAGACTTGCTTCACTTATGCGCACACCTAAAGTATTTGACACTCGAAACTGTATTGCGGGTACATTCGACAAGGCGGAAATGATTAATTTCGGTAGCCTTTATAAACAGAAAGAGGAAAAAGTGGCATTAGTATGA
- a CDS encoding ABC transporter permease → MKSALIILKEHLQNKYLISRLSLYDLKNTYSATMLGNIWVILNPLIQIFVYWLVFGLGIRGGAPVNGVPYFIWLISGIIPWFFISKAITNGSNSIYSKLNTVSKMNFPLSIVPTYTVTAQLYNHLILLMLLILTVIASIGLVSLNLFLVFYFTVAAIFLLVAIALITSTLSTLVRDVNILIQSIVRMLFYLTPIIWVPNLSELPYFFKVMFYLNPFYYLVNGYRELLLFGDTDTIISYNTLYYWNVVLVLFFIGAFLHVKFRKQFVDSL, encoded by the coding sequence ATGAAATCAGCTTTAATTATTTTGAAAGAACATCTTCAAAATAAATATCTAATATCAAGACTATCTCTTTATGATTTGAAGAATACGTACTCAGCAACTATGCTGGGTAATATATGGGTTATTTTAAATCCTCTCATTCAAATCTTTGTGTATTGGTTAGTCTTTGGTTTAGGAATTAGAGGTGGAGCGCCGGTTAACGGCGTTCCTTACTTTATTTGGTTAATAAGTGGAATTATTCCTTGGTTTTTTATTAGCAAAGCTATAACTAATGGATCGAATTCTATTTATTCCAAATTAAATACTGTTTCTAAGATGAACTTTCCTTTAAGTATTGTTCCCACATATACAGTTACAGCTCAGTTATACAATCATCTTATTTTGCTGATGCTGCTTATTTTAACGGTAATTGCTTCAATAGGACTTGTTTCGTTAAACCTGTTCTTGGTTTTTTATTTTACGGTAGCGGCAATTTTTTTACTGGTAGCTATAGCTTTAATTACATCTACGCTTTCTACTTTAGTTCGTGATGTAAATATATTAATTCAGTCTATTGTACGAATGCTTTTTTACTTAACTCCAATAATTTGGGTCCCAAATCTCAGTGAACTTCCTTACTTTTTTAAAGTTATGTTCTACTTGAATCCCTTTTATTATCTTGTAAACGGTTATCGGGAACTTCTCTTATTTGGAGATACTGATACTATTATTAGCTACAACACATTATATTATTGGAATGTAGTGTTGGTCCTATTCTTTATTGGTGCTTTTTTACATGTGAAGTTTAGAAAACAATTCGTCGATAGTCTGTAA
- the tagH gene encoding teichoic acids export ABC transporter ATP-binding subunit TagH has protein sequence MNTTVKFDGVTKKFKKYHKSSERFKDLVTWKETGDYHYALRDVSFSVQKGEIVGVIGLNGAGKSTLSNLISGVTIPTQGKVQINGQASLIAISSGLNGQLTGLENIELKGLMLGLTKEQIKDIVPYVIEFAEIGDFIDQPVKTYSSGMKARLGFAISINIDPDILVIDEALSVGDSTFTNKCLKKINEFKDSGKTIFFISHSASQIKKFCDKALWLHYGTVREYGEVNEVVGNYVKFLKTYNALSTSERKEYKKEELDKIEKSATAENKPRMRRKQKERKKRDIKQLVGIGFLLSALVLNAFLTISHPSIDKVKAMVMENSLFKSKESTDVVKEKKKPKPSENTKKPAEPELKVAVINKDFINIRNKASLDSTIVGQGIFGDVYPIKQSIEDTDEDMTWLQLDIPGESESWVSSSVAETIDSKDIPTLEDLSTFETYLTERNLPVGHSEVSSLFNDSFDRSKIVNVIQNEAELNNATVITTSDAMLIVKSDQLTELLLTNVYTSAEPFIPLFSSTKITKDVEDLYFAKTDTLMIKMNVDSRDNSVTSFSFSKRKNK, from the coding sequence ATGAATACAACAGTCAAGTTTGATGGTGTAACCAAAAAATTTAAAAAGTATCATAAGTCATCAGAACGCTTTAAGGACTTAGTCACCTGGAAAGAAACAGGTGACTATCATTATGCACTTAGAGACGTTTCTTTTAGTGTTCAAAAAGGTGAAATTGTAGGGGTTATTGGATTAAATGGTGCAGGAAAAAGTACGCTATCTAATTTGATTTCTGGAGTTACCATCCCGACACAAGGAAAAGTTCAAATAAACGGACAGGCTTCCTTAATTGCTATTTCTTCGGGACTTAATGGTCAATTAACCGGTTTAGAAAATATTGAACTAAAAGGCTTAATGCTTGGTTTAACAAAGGAACAGATTAAGGATATCGTTCCCTATGTTATTGAATTTGCTGAGATCGGTGATTTTATTGATCAGCCCGTAAAAACATATTCGAGTGGAATGAAAGCCCGATTAGGATTTGCTATTTCTATTAATATTGATCCTGATATTTTAGTGATAGATGAAGCATTATCTGTTGGAGATTCTACTTTTACAAACAAATGTTTAAAAAAGATAAATGAGTTTAAGGATAGCGGGAAAACGATTTTCTTTATCAGTCATTCTGCCAGTCAGATTAAGAAATTTTGTGATAAAGCATTATGGCTTCATTACGGTACGGTAAGAGAATACGGAGAAGTAAATGAAGTTGTAGGTAATTATGTTAAGTTTCTAAAAACCTATAATGCACTTTCAACATCTGAACGTAAAGAGTATAAAAAAGAAGAACTTGATAAAATTGAAAAAAGTGCAACCGCAGAAAACAAACCAAGAATGAGAAGAAAGCAAAAAGAAAGAAAAAAGAGAGATATCAAGCAGCTTGTTGGTATCGGTTTCTTATTATCTGCTTTAGTACTGAACGCTTTTTTGACAATTTCCCATCCTTCTATTGATAAGGTCAAAGCCATGGTAATGGAAAATTCTCTGTTTAAGAGCAAAGAAAGTACAGACGTTGTTAAAGAAAAAAAGAAACCTAAACCTTCTGAAAACACAAAAAAACCAGCTGAACCTGAATTAAAGGTTGCTGTTATCAATAAAGATTTTATCAACATTCGAAATAAGGCTAGCCTAGACAGCACGATTGTTGGCCAGGGGATTTTTGGTGATGTCTATCCAATTAAGCAATCGATTGAAGACACGGATGAAGACATGACTTGGCTGCAGCTCGATATACCGGGTGAATCTGAATCATGGGTAAGTTCTTCGGTTGCAGAAACCATTGATAGTAAAGATATTCCGACTCTCGAGGACCTTTCGACTTTTGAAACGTATTTGACCGAGCGTAATCTGCCAGTAGGCCATAGTGAAGTTTCTTCTTTATTCAATGACTCTTTTGATCGGTCAAAGATTGTGAATGTTATTCAGAATGAAGCTGAACTAAATAATGCAACGGTTATTACCACTTCTGATGCTATGTTGATTGTGAAATCGGACCAACTGACTGAATTGTTGCTAACAAATGTATACACGAGTGCTGAACCTTTTATACCGCTGTTTAGTTCAACTAAGATAACAAAAGATGTAGAAGACCTTTACTTTGCAAAAACAGACACTTTGATGATTAAGATGAATGTTGATTCTAGAGATAATTCAGTAACATCATTCTCTTTTAGCAAAAGAAAGAATAAATAA
- the wecB gene encoding non-hydrolyzing UDP-N-acetylglucosamine 2-epimerase has protein sequence MATKLKVMTIFGTRPEAIKMAPLVLELEKHEEVESIVTVTAQHREMLDQVLEIFGITPDHDLNIMKDRQTLIEVTSRALEGLDRVMKEVKPDIVLVHGDTTTTFVASLAAFYNQIAVGHVEAGLRTWNKYSPYPEEMNRQLTGVMADLHFAPTDIAARNLLDEKKSGDHIFVTGNTAIDALKTTVAEEYHHEVLEKLGDDRLILLTAHRRENLGEPMRNMFRAIKRLVEEHDDIQVVYPVHLNPVVRETADEILANDPRIHLIEPLGVVDFHNFASRAHIILTDSGGVQEEAPSLGVPVLVLRDTTERPEGIQAGTLKLAGTEEEDIYSLAKELLTDEEEYARMSQASNPYGDGEASRRIVEAILYHFEKNSERPESFYVNV, from the coding sequence ATGGCTACAAAACTAAAAGTTATGACAATCTTTGGAACAAGACCTGAAGCGATTAAGATGGCACCACTTGTTCTAGAACTTGAAAAACATGAAGAAGTTGAATCCATTGTTACCGTAACAGCGCAGCACCGTGAGATGTTGGATCAGGTACTTGAAATCTTTGGGATTACACCTGACCATGATCTGAACATTATGAAGGATCGTCAGACGCTTATCGAAGTAACAAGCCGAGCACTTGAAGGTCTGGATCGCGTTATGAAAGAAGTGAAGCCGGACATCGTGTTGGTTCATGGTGATACAACGACAACATTTGTTGCGAGCTTGGCTGCTTTTTATAACCAAATCGCTGTAGGGCACGTTGAAGCGGGACTTCGTACGTGGAACAAATATTCTCCGTATCCAGAAGAGATGAACCGCCAGTTAACGGGTGTAATGGCAGATCTTCATTTCGCGCCGACAGACATTGCAGCACGAAACCTGCTTGATGAGAAAAAGTCTGGAGATCATATCTTTGTAACAGGGAATACAGCGATCGATGCGCTGAAAACGACGGTTGCTGAAGAATATCACCATGAAGTTCTTGAAAAGCTAGGTGATGACCGTCTGATCCTTCTAACGGCTCACCGCCGTGAAAACCTAGGTGAACCGATGCGTAACATGTTCCGTGCGATCAAGCGTTTAGTGGAAGAGCATGATGACATTCAAGTGGTATACCCTGTTCACTTAAATCCTGTTGTTAGAGAAACAGCAGATGAGATTTTAGCGAACGACCCTAGAATTCATCTGATCGAGCCACTTGGTGTCGTAGATTTCCATAACTTTGCTTCTCGCGCTCATATCATCCTGACAGACAGTGGCGGTGTACAAGAAGAAGCTCCTTCATTAGGTGTGCCAGTATTGGTTCTTCGTGATACAACAGAGCGTCCAGAAGGTATCCAAGCTGGAACTTTGAAGCTAGCAGGAACAGAAGAAGAAGATATCTACTCATTAGCGAAAGAATTGTTAACGGATGAAGAAGAGTACGCAAGAATGTCCCAAGCGTCCAACCCTTATGGTGATGGGGAAGCATCTCGCCGTATTGTTGAAGCGATCCTCTATCATTTCGAGAAGAATAGTGAACGTCCAGAAAGTTTTTATGTGAACGTATAA
- a CDS encoding ABC transporter substrate-binding protein: protein MKRSLSIFTSLILMMSILLLTACAGDQDSGDGGGKGKITFYSPETPDMTKELGQKFEELHGGSVNVQYAGTNVLVNRMMAEKDNPQGDVWYGGGGILPFEAAVDKGIIGKYIPDFAKDWDTVENGIKVKHQDGKYVGVEVFVLGFAYNTDLVKPEEAPKTWDDLLDPKWKGKIQFSNPAASGTATLMVLNQMMQRGEAEGWDYFKKLVDQANSMPDSGSAPTKAVSMGEAHIGVGFDFMAYEQKAKGESVDFVVPDKTPILVNPVSIVEGGPNPEGGKKLIDFLLSKEGQQILANWYHIPINPDVESKTPLTLDKVKSHAVDLDIDWVNENYDRVRNEWKEKFQ, encoded by the coding sequence ATGAAAAGGTCTTTATCGATTTTTACTTCTTTAATTTTAATGATGAGTATACTCTTGCTCACGGCATGTGCAGGGGACCAAGATTCTGGAGATGGCGGTGGTAAAGGAAAGATTACGTTTTATTCTCCAGAAACACCTGATATGACTAAAGAACTGGGGCAAAAATTCGAAGAGCTGCATGGCGGCTCTGTTAACGTGCAATACGCGGGTACGAACGTACTTGTGAACCGTATGATGGCGGAAAAAGACAATCCACAGGGTGACGTTTGGTACGGAGGCGGAGGAATCCTTCCGTTTGAAGCAGCTGTCGACAAAGGCATTATCGGAAAATACATTCCTGACTTTGCAAAAGATTGGGATACGGTAGAAAACGGAATTAAAGTGAAGCATCAAGACGGCAAGTATGTAGGTGTTGAAGTATTCGTACTCGGTTTTGCTTATAACACGGACCTAGTAAAACCAGAAGAAGCACCAAAGACTTGGGATGATCTTCTTGATCCAAAATGGAAAGGCAAAATTCAGTTCTCCAACCCAGCGGCATCTGGTACGGCAACGCTTATGGTATTGAACCAAATGATGCAGCGCGGTGAGGCAGAAGGTTGGGACTACTTTAAAAAGCTAGTAGACCAAGCAAACTCTATGCCGGATTCAGGCTCAGCTCCAACAAAAGCCGTGTCTATGGGTGAAGCACACATCGGTGTTGGATTTGACTTCATGGCATACGAGCAAAAAGCAAAAGGGGAAAGCGTAGATTTCGTTGTGCCTGATAAGACGCCAATCCTTGTTAACCCGGTTTCAATCGTTGAAGGCGGACCAAACCCTGAAGGCGGAAAGAAGCTGATCGATTTCTTGCTCTCTAAAGAAGGACAACAGATTTTAGCGAACTGGTACCATATCCCGATCAATCCAGATGTGGAATCCAAGACTCCTCTTACACTTGATAAAGTAAAATCTCATGCTGTCGATCTTGATATTGATTGGGTAAATGAGAACTACGACCGCGTAAGAAACGAGTGGAAAGAGAAATTTCAGTAA
- a CDS encoding ABC transporter ATP-binding protein, translating to MGSVKVSQLTKEFSGVHALKNVNLDIQEGEFFALLGPSGCGKTTTMRCIAGFEQPTSGTIQIGEAKVNHIPPNKRNCGMVFQSYALFPHMNVFENVAYSLNIKQLNSSNIAAKLPIYLRLLNRKLGRYPKPIEQKVMEILEYVELDKHATRLTSELSGGQQQRVALARALVMEPAVLLMDEPLSNLDQKLRHSMRNTIRRIQQDLGITTIFVTHDQEEAMSMADRVAVMDSGEVKQIGTPIELYSRPSTPFIANFVGTSNVLKGTVVGQENGYSVVKGHGFLIKSTNHVEQKEVNVIVRPENIKAFKPGTISSDELTNIIEGTVHVSTYLGSIVRYDIKVEEYQLVVDTTFVPGEAILTEGERVQLTIDPERVLLI from the coding sequence ATGGGTTCAGTTAAAGTTTCACAACTAACAAAAGAGTTTTCTGGTGTTCATGCCTTGAAAAATGTAAACCTGGATATCCAAGAGGGCGAGTTCTTCGCTCTTCTTGGCCCGTCAGGCTGCGGCAAAACAACAACCATGAGATGTATCGCGGGCTTTGAACAGCCAACTTCAGGAACCATTCAAATCGGAGAGGCAAAAGTCAACCATATTCCTCCGAACAAAAGAAACTGTGGGATGGTGTTCCAAAGCTATGCGCTTTTTCCGCATATGAACGTATTTGAAAATGTCGCCTACAGCTTGAACATTAAACAATTAAATTCAAGCAATATCGCGGCAAAACTGCCTATCTACTTAAGGCTTCTCAATAGAAAACTAGGAAGATATCCGAAACCGATCGAGCAAAAGGTAATGGAAATCCTTGAATATGTTGAACTGGATAAGCACGCAACTCGACTCACAAGTGAACTGTCTGGCGGTCAGCAGCAGCGTGTGGCACTGGCAAGAGCGCTTGTCATGGAACCAGCTGTACTTTTAATGGATGAACCATTATCGAACTTGGATCAAAAGCTGCGTCACTCGATGCGTAACACGATCCGCCGCATCCAGCAAGATCTCGGGATTACAACGATTTTTGTAACACATGATCAAGAAGAAGCGATGAGTATGGCAGATCGAGTAGCCGTTATGGATAGCGGGGAAGTGAAGCAGATCGGAACACCGATTGAGCTCTACAGCAGGCCATCTACACCATTCATTGCGAATTTTGTCGGTACGTCAAACGTGTTAAAAGGAACGGTTGTTGGTCAGGAAAATGGCTATTCTGTCGTAAAAGGACACGGCTTTCTTATCAAATCGACAAATCATGTCGAGCAAAAAGAAGTAAACGTCATCGTGCGTCCTGAAAACATTAAAGCGTTCAAACCAGGAACGATTAGCTCTGACGAGTTAACCAACATTATTGAAGGAACGGTGCACGTTTCGACATACCTTGGTTCAATTGTTCGGTACGACATCAAAGTAGAAGAATACCAGCTGGTGGTGGATACAACGTTTGTTCCAGGTGAGGCGATCCTGACAGAAGGAGAGAGGGTGCAGTTAACAATTGATCCTGAAAGGGTGTTGTTAATATGA